The nucleotide sequence AACGGAAAAAGTCTTTGAGCAGTATTATCGTGTGAGCGGAAGCAAAGAACATACATTTCCGGGACTAGGTTTAGGACTTTATATATCCTCGGAGATCATCAAGAGAAGCGGTGGCAAGATTTTTGTAAACTCAATTGAAGGAAAAGGATCGGAGTTTTGTTTTCTAATTCCGAAAAAGAACGAAGCAAATTAATATCTAGTTTAAAATGTCAACGAAAAAAATAATAGTTGTAGATGACAGTCCAGCCATTCTGGATTCTGTTAAGCTGATGCTCAATATGGAAGGTTTTGAAGTATCTAACTACGAGCGTGGGAGCGACATGTTCAATTCTCTGCTAGAAACCTCTACTAAGCCAGATGTGATCTTGATGGATATGTGGCTCTCTGGGGAAGACGGAAGAGATATCTGTAAAATGATAAAACAGCACCAAGAGTTTAAAAATATTCCTGTGGTGATAATGTCTGCAAGCCGTGGTCTCGGAGATTCTGCGATAGAAAGTGGTGCAATAGATTTTATTCCAAAACCTTTTGATCTTGGAGAAATTGTAGAAAAAATCAGATATTATTCCAATTTTACGGAGTAACAAAAACTTAGAACTGTCTAAAATATCACTACCCTTTTAAAATATTCGTAGTAGTTTCAGTTAATGCCTACAAGGATGATGATTGAAAATAATTACAAAATCACAATCTTACAATGCAAATAAAAAAAACTACTTAATATAACAACTGAAATACTCTATGAGAATATCTACGATTTGAATTACAAGCTTTACAAATGAATAAGTTTTTTTTTATAAAAACTACGAAATAAAAAGAGGCTGTCTCGCTTTTGAGACAGCCTCTTTTATACGATGATAAAACTATAACTCTAGAAATCTACCGTTTCAGGGTTAAGACCGGAATAGCCTGTTTCTTTAAGTGTTTTCAGCGCTTTCATATCACTATCTGATATTTTGAATCTTTCGAAATGTAAGTTGTTTTTAATGTTGACAGGATTTTCAGATTTTGGTAAAACAATCACGCCAGATTGTAAACAAAATTGGATACACAGAATTGCGGGAGAAACATTATATTTTTCTGCAATTTCTAAAAGATCTTCATCTTTCAATAATCTACCAGAACCAATTGGGCTCCAAGCTTCTATTGCAATTCCCTGCTCTTTACAAAAATCCACAACACTTTGCTGGGTGTAACCGGGGTGAAACTCTATTTGATTAACAGCCGGAATCACTTCTGCCGTTTCCAACAATGCTTTGATGTGAGGTAACATAAAATTGCTTACACCAATGGTTTTCACAACACCAGATTTATATAACTCCTCCATCGCTTTCCACGTTTCCGCATTGATTTCCTTCCAGTTCTCAAATTGTTTCTCATTTGTAGGCCAGTGAATCAATAACAGATCCAAATAGTTGGTCTTCAGTTTTTTGAGAGACTGCTCTTCCGAATATTTCATACCTTGTGAACTTCTATTGCTGTTCCAGATTTTGGTAGTAAGATACAGATCTTTTCTTTCGATTCCTGATTCTTCAATCGCCTCTCCTATTTCCTCCTCGTTTCAGTATATATCTGCTGTATGAATATGTCTATAACCAGCTTCTAAAGCTGCCTTCACAGTTTTTTGAACACTTTCTGTAGTTTGCCAAGTTCCAAAACCAATCTCAGGAATCTCGGTTCCGTTATTGAGAATTACATTCTTCATTTTAATTAAAATTTATCACAGCCAAAGCGAAAATCAAGCCATCAGAAATAATCATAGCTTTAATTAATCAATAAAAACAAACAAAATTATTCATTATTAATTTTGGGATATTTCATAAATTTGAACTATGGAAAAACAGGAATTCGGATTACTTGGGAAGAATATCTCTTACTCATTTTCAAAAAAATACTTCGAGGAAAAATTTAAAAAATTATTCTTAAAAAATCATTCATACAACTTCTTTGATATTGCAAACATAGAACATATAAATTCTGTTATAGATAATCAAAATCTAGTTGGGATGAATGTCACAATCCCCTACAAACAAGCCATTATTCCTTTCCTCGACGAACTCAGTGATGAAGCTCAACAAATCGGTGCTGTGAACTGCGTAAGTTTCAAAAACGAAAAGAAAATCGGCTATAATACAGATGCTTTTGGATTCGAGAAAACTTTGCTTATCAACAAAAAAGACCATCACAAAAAAGCTTTGATTCTTGGCGACGGTGGCGCTGCAAAAGCGGTGAGATATATTCTTAACAAACATAATATCGAACATCAGACGATTTCCAGAAAATCTGAAATCACTTTTGAAAATCTCTCGGAAGACTTGGTAAAAGATTCTTTACTGATTATCCAAACAACACCGGTTGGAACTTTCCCAAACGTGGATGATTCTGTCCAATTTCCATTTGAAGCGATTACCGATAAACATTACGTTATCGATTTGATTTATAATCCTTCGGAAACGGCTTTTCTAAAGAAATCTGCTGAAAAAGGAGCGACAACACTTAATGGTTTTTATATGCTGGAACAGCAGGCGGAAAGAGCTTGGGAGATTTGGAATAGTTAATTTACAATTAATTTTTAATGATTTTCCACTTCTCCAATTTCTCTTCAAACTTCACCGTATGAAGCGGACTTGTAGAAGGCAAAACTACAATCGGGATTTTGAAATTTTTGCCTAGAATCTTCAGAAGGTTTTTGTAAGACTTTTGTCCGTTGCAAAAGATGGTTTTGATGTTGGGATGATTTTCTATTAATTCAAGGATGTTATTATCAATTTCATCTTTGATTTCTGTATCCAGACTACCCTTTCTTTCACAGCTTTCGATGACATCCCAAAGTGCGACTTTATTGGTTTTCAGTAATTCTAATCTTTTGTTATAATCCGTAGAAAACTCTGAATCAAAAAGATAAAACATCAATTTCCAAAACTGATTTTGTGGATGCGCGTAATACTGTTGCATCTCCAAAGACTTCACACCTGGAACCGAACCCAGAATCAGAATCTCTGAATATTCATCAACAATTGGCGGAAAAGAATTGATTCTGTTCATTTGTTTTATCGCAAAGTCGCAAAAATATTTAAAAATATTTTAGCAAAAGTCGCAAAAGTAAATCTTCGATTTTAGAATTTTAACGAAGTTAAAATCTTTGTGCCTTGAAAAGCGTTATAAATATTAACCTTTTGTGCCTGTGCGTTAAAATCTTACTTCAAATTATCCAAAACCTTAAATAAAGCATTACTGATACTTCCGCCCTGATAATTGTTTATAATGATAGAAAATACATAATTTTTGCCACTTTTAGAAGTTTGATAACCTGCAAAAGATTTGCTGTCTTTGATGGTTCCACTTTTCATTTTGATTCCGTTCTGCGTTGGGAAACCTTCATAAAAAGCATCAAACCAGTTTTGCTTTTTAACATATAAAAGCGCCTGAACCTGCGCTTTTGCTGAAACGTAATTCTGTGGAGAAAGTCCGCTGCCATCAGCAAAGTTGATCATCATCGGATTAATGCCTTTTGACTTCCAGAAATCCTTTAGAAAATCCACACCAGTATCAAAACTCGGATTGTTACGTTTTTCTTTCGCCATTGTTTTGATTAAAGTTTCTCCGTAAAGATTGATGCTTTTTCTCAAAAACCAAAAGACAATTTTGTCCAGTGTTGGCGATTTATATTCAAAGATTTGATTTTGAGTTGGAGCTTTTGAAACAGATTTTCCGGCAATTTTTTCATTGTAGTAAGTTGTCGTTTTTCCAGAAAGGGAAATTCCGTTTTCTGACAGCAATTTATTGATTTCAAGAGCTAATTGCATTGGCGGATTAGGTGTTGCACCGGAAACTGTGGTTACTTTTCCGGCAGGTAATGTTCCATTAATCATTGCGGTTTCGGAATGTGGCGCTGTGAAGATTAAACTTTGGTCAGAGCTTCCGCCAGTTTTCAGCTCATTTATCCAATTGACATTTTCCAAATCATAGGAAAAACTCTTGAATTGATTGCCATTAATATTAATATCAAATTGGTTCTCTCTCCAATTAACGCCAAAAGTTCCTGCACCATAATAATTCCCCAAATCATTCCAAGGCCAGCCACCAGGCGTACTTTGGAAATCGAAATAAGAATCATCGATAATCAAATTACCTGATATTTTCTTGATTCCGGATTTTTTGATGGCATCTAACAATTGTTGTTTGAAATTTTCCGGTTTGTAATTCTCATAACGCCATGTTCCCAGCGTTGGGTCTCCATTCGAAGTAATGTAAAAATCTCCGTCTAAATTTCCATTTGATATTTTCCCAGAATAGGAAGCGGTCGTTTTGAACTGATAATTCTCTCCGAGCGTCTCCAAAGCTGCCGCCGATGTAAAAATCTTTTGCGTGCTGGCTGTGGAAAGTCCTTTGTTCCCATTGTATTCATAAACTAAATTTCCATTCTCATCTGCAACATAGAAAGAAAGATTAGCTGCCAAAGCATTGGATGTAGACAACATCTCCTTTACCGATTTATCCAGATTAGCAGAAACCGATTGGGAGA is from Epilithonimonas vandammei and encodes:
- the dacB gene encoding D-alanyl-D-alanine carboxypeptidase/D-alanyl-D-alanine endopeptidase; amino-acid sequence: MKNLFMVPLLLSQAVFSQSVSANLDKSVKEMLSTSNALAANLSFYVADENGNLVYEYNGNKGLSTASTQKIFTSAAALETLGENYQFKTTASYSGKISNGNLDGDFYITSNGDPTLGTWRYENYKPENFKQQLLDAIKKSGIKKISGNLIIDDSYFDFQSTPGGWPWNDLGNYYGAGTFGVNWRENQFDININGNQFKSFSYDLENVNWINELKTGGSSDQSLIFTAPHSETAMINGTLPAGKVTTVSGATPNPPMQLALEINKLLSENGISLSGKTTTYYNEKIAGKSVSKAPTQNQIFEYKSPTLDKIVFWFLRKSINLYGETLIKTMAKEKRNNPSFDTGVDFLKDFWKSKGINPMMINFADGSGLSPQNYVSAKAQVQALLYVKKQNWFDAFYEGFPTQNGIKMKSGTIKDSKSFAGYQTSKSGKNYVFSIIINNYQGGSISNALFKVLDNLK
- a CDS encoding shikimate dehydrogenase family protein is translated as MEKQEFGLLGKNISYSFSKKYFEEKFKKLFLKNHSYNFFDIANIEHINSVIDNQNLVGMNVTIPYKQAIIPFLDELSDEAQQIGAVNCVSFKNEKKIGYNTDAFGFEKTLLINKKDHHKKALILGDGGAAKAVRYILNKHNIEHQTISRKSEITFENLSEDLVKDSLLIIQTTPVGTFPNVDDSVQFPFEAITDKHYVIDLIYNPSETAFLKKSAEKGATTLNGFYMLEQQAERAWEIWNS
- a CDS encoding response regulator, which encodes MSTKKIIVVDDSPAILDSVKLMLNMEGFEVSNYERGSDMFNSLLETSTKPDVILMDMWLSGEDGRDICKMIKQHQEFKNIPVVIMSASRGLGDSAIESGAIDFIPKPFDLGEIVEKIRYYSNFTE
- a CDS encoding DNA-deoxyinosine glycosylase, translated to MNRINSFPPIVDEYSEILILGSVPGVKSLEMQQYYAHPQNQFWKLMFYLFDSEFSTDYNKRLELLKTNKVALWDVIESCERKGSLDTEIKDEIDNNILELIENHPNIKTIFCNGQKSYKNLLKILGKNFKIPIVVLPSTSPLHTVKFEEKLEKWKIIKN